TCGGCGAACTGCCCGACCGGATCATCCTGTTCCGGGAACCGTTGCTCGACATCAGCGCTGACCTGGACGAGCTGCGCGACCAGATCCACGTGACCCTGGTGCACGAGATCGCGCACTACTACGGCATCGACGACCAGCACCTGCACGAGCTCGGCTGGGCCTGATCAGCGGTAGAGCACTTCGTCGGCCAGCGCCCGCGGGTTCTCCCGTTCGATGAACAGCAGCTCCTGAGCAGCCCACCGCTCCCAATGCGGCGCGTAAGCCTCGCCATCCCGGTCCAGCGCCCGCTGCTTGCGGGTCGCATCGTCGAGTTCGACCCAGATCGCCCAGTCCGCGAGCGCCCGGTTCGCCCGTGACAACGCCCCGCAACCCTCGACGATGATCGGCCGGTCGGCGTCCAACTCGTGCCACTCGGCCGGCCGGCCGGTCACCCAGTCCCAGCGCCGCCAGCGCGGACGGGCGCTCAGCACATGCTGGGCAACGTGGGCGCTGCCCGCCTCCAGCCCGTCCCAGCCCGGGTAGATGTCATCCAGGCGCACGAGTTGCGCCTCGGGCCAGCCCGCGGTCATCGCCCGGGCCAGGTCGGACTTCCCGGAGCCTGACCGGCCATCGATGAGGATCCGTTCAGCCGACAATGAAGTTCCAGTTCCCGGTCGCCACGGATGTCGCGATCGCCGTCGCCCCGACCACCAGGCCGCTGGCGGCAACCGCCCAGTCGGCGGATCGGAACCTGGACGGCCGCGCCCAGGTGCGCGTGCGTGACGAGCCGAAACCGCGGGCTTCCATGGCCGTGGCAAGTTTGCTTCCCCGGCGGATCGACAGCACGAGCAGGGCGAAGGCCTGGCCGAGCATCCTTCGGATCCGTCCTCGGTCAGCGACGCCGCGGGCCCGGCGCGCCAATTCAAGCGATCGCCAGTCGTCGAAGAACAGGCTGATCAGGCGAAGCCCAGCAAGGGCGCCGAGCACGAAGCGCGCGGGCAACCGGAGGACCTGGGCGAGCCCATCGGCCAGGTCCGTCGGGTCGATGGTGACGAACAAGACGACCGCGGGAAGGGCGATCGCCAGCACCCGCAACATCGTGGCCAGCGCGAGTTCCAGCGAGCCGTCACTGACCCTGGCCAGCAGGAACTCCCAGTGCACCTGGCCTGAACTCTGTCCGTACAACGCGATCGTCACGCCCGTCAGCGGCGCCGCGACCCACACCGGCGAGGTGCGCAGCCAGAACTGCCGCCAGCTGAGTCCCGCGAAGGGCAGCAGCAGCGCTTCAAGCAGCAGGGCGACCGAGGCGGACACCCAGTCGACGCTGAGCACCAGGCAGAAGCTGAGCAGGAAGGCGGCGGCAAGCTTCGCCACCGGATTGATCCGGTCGATCGCGCGAGTGCTGCGCACGGTGGGCGCGGTCAAGGTCATGCGGTCACCGCCTCGCCGAGCACGAGCTCCACATCGGCCAGCGCGGCCACGAAGTCGGCGTCGTGGGTGATTGCCACGACGGCACTGCCGCCATCCATCAATTCGGCGAGCAGAGCCACCAGCTCGGCCCAGGTTTTCGCATCCTGGCCGAAGGTCGGCTCATCCAGCACGAGCACGCGCGGACGGGTGGCAAGCACGGTCGCCACGCTCAATCGTCGCTTCTCCCCGCCGGACAGGGTGAACGGGTTCGCCGCGGCGAGGTGAGTCAGCCGCAACCGGTCGAGCAGCCCGTCCACCCGTTCGGAGATTTCTGCCTCGGGCAATCCGAGCGCACGCGGTCCGACCTCGAGTTCGGCGCGCACCGAGCCGGCGAGGAACTGGTGCTCGGGATCCTGGAAGACCGTGCCGATGCGGGTGAGCAGGTCACGACTGCGCCAGCGCACCGGCGTCCGGTCGAGCCC
The Diaminobutyricimonas sp. LJ205 genome window above contains:
- a CDS encoding ATP-binding protein, which produces MSAERILIDGRSGSGKSDLARAMTAGWPEAQLVRLDDIYPGWDGLEAGSAHVAQHVLSARPRWRRWDWVTGRPAEWHELDADRPIIVEGCGALSRANRALADWAIWVELDDATRKQRALDRDGEAYAPHWERWAAQELLFIERENPRALADEVLYR
- a CDS encoding energy-coupling factor transporter transmembrane protein EcfT codes for the protein MTLTAPTVRSTRAIDRINPVAKLAAAFLLSFCLVLSVDWVSASVALLLEALLLPFAGLSWRQFWLRTSPVWVAAPLTGVTIALYGQSSGQVHWEFLLARVSDGSLELALATMLRVLAIALPAVVLFVTIDPTDLADGLAQVLRLPARFVLGALAGLRLISLFFDDWRSLELARRARGVADRGRIRRMLGQAFALLVLSIRRGSKLATAMEARGFGSSRTRTWARPSRFRSADWAVAASGLVVGATAIATSVATGNWNFIVG